Below is a genomic region from Candidatus Binatia bacterium.
CGAGAGCACGAGGCGATCGCCGGGCCGAGACCCGAGCCTCGCGCGCAGCGCCTCGTCGCGCCGGCCCGCGCCGAAACGAGGGACGTCGATGCCGCTCGGTACGATCTCCACGCGGGCACGCACGCCGACTTCGACCAGGCGCTGCGCCATGGCGCGCGTCGGCACGATTACGGCATCGGCCATGTTCGCAAATGCGCGCGTGAGCTGCGTCGCCGCGAATCGCGTTGCATTCGGTTCGAACGGGATATAGTGCGCGTAGGCCTCGAGTTGCGTGTGATACGTGTACACGAGCGGCATGCCGTAACGACGCGAGTAGCGCAGGCCCATCCAACCGGTGACGAACGGCGAGTGCACGTGCACCACGGAGAGCCGCTTGATGATGCCGTTGCGGTTGCGCCGGCTCACCACGGGAAGCGTCAGCCGGTACGGTGTCTTGGTCGGCAGCGGCAGCGACGGCATTCTAAACACGGGACCGTCGGCCTCGTCGTATCCGGGCATCCGCGGCGCGAAGCAATACACGGAGTGTCCTCGCGCGCGCAGGCCGTCGGCGAGGCCCTCCACCGAGGCTACGACGCCGTTGACCACGGGGCGGTAAATCTCGGTGAAAAAGCCGACGCGCAGCGATTCCATTGGGTGGCCCATTCGCGCTGGAGGGCGCGGGCGCCCGGCGAGAAGGGCCTCCCTTGCAGGTTATGACTTAGGGCATATCGCCGCTTTGAACCGGATATGGTATATTGCCCGGGTCAGATTGAGCCCGCCAAAACGGACAGCAGGCAGGCTCTCGAGTGTCTTGGCGTTTCCGTAGGATCCATCACCCAGCGGCCGCCTTGCGCCGCTTCCAAACAAACGCGACACGCCGCTCATCGTTCGCTCTCTGCGGGATGTGCAGAGCAAACCTTAGCGACGAGCCGGAACGAAAGGAATACGGGGTTGATCGGACGCGTACTCTGCGCCACTACCGCTGCTGCGGTGCTATGCGGCTTTCCGGCCTATGCGGCCACGCCGCCCGTCGGCACCGCGCCGACGAAGGTGACTTGGCATCGCGACGGCCTCTTGACGTGGGAGCGTCTCGAGCGACGAGCGATACCGCCTCAGACCGTCCACCGCCTCACGCCCGCCCTATACCCAGGAATCTCGAAAGTCGTCAGCCACGGCACTCGCGGGGTCCTCGAGTTCCAGGCCCGCTACGCCCAGCGCGACGGCGGCCCCGTTCAGCGCATCGTCGTTTGGTCCAAGGTCGTCCGCGCGGCGCAGCCGCGCATCGTCGCCGACGGAATCGGTTACTCGCCGCTTGCGGCGTTCGAAGCACACGGCGTCACGCGCATGGCATTCCTCGCACGAGACGCCATCGTCATGATGGCGACCGCCTATACCGCGAGCTGCGGCGGGTGCGACGGGATGACCGCGATCGGGCGGCGCGCCGGCCACGGAATCGTCGCGGTGGATCCGCGCATCATCCCCCTCGGAACGCGCCTCTACATTCCGGGTTACGGCCCGGCGATCGCGGGCGACACCGGCGGTGCGATCGTCGGGCATCGCATCGATTTGGGATTCGACTCCATGCGCGACGCCATGCTCTTTGGGCGGCGCGACATCAAAGTGTATCGCCTGAAGTAGCGTACAATGACGGGGTGCTCAGCCCCCGTAAGCTCCTCGCAGAAGCGGGGATCCGGCCGCGTAAGCGTTACGGACAAAACTTTCTCGTCAACGCTTCCGCCGCGCGCCACGCCGCGCGGGTGAGCCTCGCGGGCGCGCCCGCCGGAACCAAAATGCTCGAAATCGGCGCCGGCACCGGCGCGTTAACGCTCGCGCTTCTTGCGGAAGGCGCGGACGTAACCGCGCTCGAGATCGACCCAAAGCTCGTCGAGTTGTTACGCTCGCGGCGGGAATTGAGTGCCGCCGGAATCATCGAGGCCGACGCGCTGACGTTCGACTATCGCGCGTGGTCGCGCGGCGACGCCTGGCGCGTCGCCGGAAACCTTCCCTACAACGTCGCCACGCCGCTGATCCTGCGCTTCGTCGAGATGGAAGGCGGTCCGGACGCGCTGACCGTCATGCTGCAAAAGGACGTTGCGGAAAGGCTGATCGCGCTGCCCGGAACGGCCGCCTACGGAAGCCTCTCCGTAGCCATCCAGTTTGCGATGACGGTCGAGCTCGCGTTCACGCTGTCTCCGCGATCGTTCTTCCCGGCTCCCAAGGTGCAGTCGAGCCTCGTACGGCTCCTGCGGCGCGCGCAGCCGGCGGCGTGCGTGCGCGATCCAGCGGTGTTTTGGAAGGTCGTACGAGGCGCGTTCGCGTACCGCCGCAAAACGCTCGTCAACAGTCTCGCGCTTTCGCTCGATCACGATCGCGCGGCGATTGTGCGGGCGCTCGAGCTCAGCAACATCTCTCCGGAGCTACGCGGTGAACGACTCGACCTCAGCGATTTCGCGCGACTGGCCGACGCGCTGGCCGAAGGATAGTTTCAAGAGCGTTTGGACCTGGCTTCTCGCCGGGTTCATCGCGTTTCTCTTCGTCGCCGCCTTCGTCGCAGGGCTAAAGACCAGTCGCGTACCGGCGGTCAGCCCGCGCGAGTTCGACGCGCTGCTCCTCCTGCAATTCGCCCTGGAAGGCGCGCTGGTGGTGCTG
It encodes:
- the rsmA gene encoding 16S rRNA (adenine(1518)-N(6)/adenine(1519)-N(6))-dimethyltransferase RsmA, which produces MLSPRKLLAEAGIRPRKRYGQNFLVNASAARHAARVSLAGAPAGTKMLEIGAGTGALTLALLAEGADVTALEIDPKLVELLRSRRELSAAGIIEADALTFDYRAWSRGDAWRVAGNLPYNVATPLILRFVEMEGGPDALTVMLQKDVAERLIALPGTAAYGSLSVAIQFAMTVELAFTLSPRSFFPAPKVQSSLVRLLRRAQPAACVRDPAVFWKVVRGAFAYRRKTLVNSLALSLDHDRAAIVRALELSNISPELRGERLDLSDFARLADALAEG
- a CDS encoding glycosyltransferase; its protein translation is MESLRVGFFTEIYRPVVNGVVASVEGLADGLRARGHSVYCFAPRMPGYDEADGPVFRMPSLPLPTKTPYRLTLPVVSRRNRNGIIKRLSVVHVHSPFVTGWMGLRYSRRYGMPLVYTYHTQLEAYAHYIPFEPNATRFAATQLTRAFANMADAVIVPTRAMAQRLVEVGVRARVEIVPSGIDVPRFGAGRRDEALRARLGSRPGDRLVLSVGRLAKEKNLELLLHALAGARDPSLRLAIAGDGPMRSELEELALSVGVGVQTTFLGAIPREELPDLYASADAFVMPSTTETQGLVLAEALATGARVIASDSAQSRDVLGGAGIVAEASAAGFARALREIPQRPDPAASSSARRAAKRFSLEAQTDRTLAIYRSLLKPAQIA
- a CDS encoding 3D domain-containing protein, giving the protein MIGRVLCATTAAAVLCGFPAYAATPPVGTAPTKVTWHRDGLLTWERLERRAIPPQTVHRLTPALYPGISKVVSHGTRGVLEFQARYAQRDGGPVQRIVVWSKVVRAAQPRIVADGIGYSPLAAFEAHGVTRMAFLARDAIVMMATAYTASCGGCDGMTAIGRRAGHGIVAVDPRIIPLGTRLYIPGYGPAIAGDTGGAIVGHRIDLGFDSMRDAMLFGRRDIKVYRLK